The following coding sequences are from one Actinomycetota bacterium window:
- a CDS encoding TetR/AcrR family transcriptional regulator: MSVPIGMRLRAAERKAQLLGVARRLFARDGYRGASMDSIAEAAGVTKPVLYQHFSSKRALYSALLANDLGRLTEELESGFSQAEGNEERLRRGFRVYLDFVDRHEDAFRLLFTEALGLDADFQRQVTEFRRWVAGRVARIIAAEAGLAAPRARALAAAIVGMAEGAAGWWLDERRPLDAGELADELAGLAWKGFARFPVDAHEAGVGEGDVGEKPPPLA, encoded by the coding sequence GTGAGCGTGCCCATCGGCATGCGGCTGCGGGCGGCCGAGCGCAAGGCCCAGCTGCTGGGCGTGGCCAGGCGGCTGTTCGCCCGCGACGGCTACCGGGGCGCCTCCATGGACTCCATCGCCGAGGCCGCCGGGGTGACCAAGCCCGTCCTCTACCAGCACTTCTCCTCCAAGCGGGCGCTGTACTCGGCGCTCCTGGCCAACGACCTGGGGCGGCTCACCGAGGAGCTGGAGAGCGGCTTCAGCCAGGCCGAGGGCAACGAGGAGCGGCTGCGGCGCGGGTTCCGCGTCTACCTCGACTTCGTCGACCGCCACGAGGACGCCTTCCGGCTGCTGTTCACCGAGGCCCTCGGCCTCGACGCCGACTTCCAGCGGCAGGTGACCGAGTTCCGGCGCTGGGTGGCCGGGCGGGTGGCGAGGATCATCGCCGCCGAGGCCGGCCTGGCCGCTCCCAGGGCCCGGGCCCTGGCCGCGGCGATCGTCGGCATGGCCGAGGGCGCGGCCGGCTGGTGGCTGGACGAACGCCGTCCCCTCGACGCCGGTGAGCTCGCCGACGAGCTGGCCGGCCTGGCCTGGAAGGGCTTCGCCCGCTTCCCGGTGGACGCCCACGAGGCCGGGGTCGGCGAAGGGGACGTCGGCGAAAAGCCGCCCCCGCTCGCCTGA
- a CDS encoding acyl-CoA dehydrogenase family protein, whose translation MIGFALSEDQVAAQKWAREFAEKEIRPVAPHYDETEDFPWPVLSKAADIGLYGMDFYRMIGEDETGILQPLLVEELCWGCAGISLGIFGSGLPLVALIASGTPDQVARWTPELFGTPAEPKVGAFAVTEPGAGSDVSSLRTRAVRDGDDWVLNGQKVFITNGGIASLHVVVATVDPTLGHRGQASFVVPPGTPGLRQGKKEKKLGIRASHTAEVLLEDCRIPADCLLGGEERLQAKLERAREAQAAGPTATASSAPRAKGSSGALATFEATRPVVGAQAVGIARAAFEFARDYARERVQFGKPIAAQQAIAFKLADMATEIDAARLLVWRASWMARNGMGFAHAEGSMSKLKAGEVATRVTDEAIQVLGGYGFIRDFPVEKWHRDAKIYSLFEGTSEIQRLVISRANGGMA comes from the coding sequence ATGATCGGCTTCGCGCTCTCCGAAGACCAGGTGGCCGCCCAGAAGTGGGCCCGGGAGTTCGCCGAGAAGGAGATCCGGCCGGTCGCGCCCCACTACGACGAGACCGAGGACTTTCCCTGGCCGGTCCTGTCCAAGGCGGCCGACATCGGCCTCTACGGCATGGACTTCTACCGCATGATCGGCGAGGACGAGACCGGCATCCTCCAGCCGCTGCTGGTCGAGGAGCTCTGCTGGGGTTGCGCCGGCATCTCCCTCGGCATCTTCGGCAGCGGGCTGCCGCTGGTCGCCCTGATCGCCAGCGGCACCCCGGACCAGGTCGCCCGCTGGACCCCGGAGCTGTTCGGCACCCCGGCCGAGCCCAAGGTGGGCGCGTTCGCCGTCACCGAGCCGGGCGCCGGGTCCGACGTCTCCAGCCTCCGCACCCGGGCCGTCCGCGACGGCGACGACTGGGTCCTCAACGGCCAGAAGGTGTTCATCACCAACGGCGGGATCGCCAGCCTCCACGTGGTCGTGGCCACCGTCGACCCCACCCTGGGCCACCGCGGTCAGGCCAGCTTCGTGGTCCCGCCCGGCACCCCCGGCCTGCGCCAGGGCAAGAAGGAGAAGAAGCTCGGCATCCGCGCCTCCCACACCGCCGAGGTCCTGCTCGAGGACTGCCGCATCCCCGCCGACTGCCTCCTCGGCGGCGAGGAGCGTCTCCAGGCCAAGCTGGAGCGGGCCCGCGAGGCCCAGGCGGCCGGCCCGACCGCCACCGCGTCCTCCGCCCCGCGCGCCAAGGGCAGCTCGGGCGCCCTGGCCACCTTCGAGGCGACCCGCCCGGTCGTCGGCGCCCAGGCCGTCGGCATCGCCCGGGCCGCCTTCGAGTTCGCCCGCGACTACGCCCGCGAACGGGTCCAGTTCGGCAAGCCGATCGCCGCCCAGCAGGCCATCGCCTTCAAGCTGGCCGACATGGCCACCGAGATCGACGCCGCCCGCCTGCTCGTCTGGCGCGCCTCCTGGATGGCCCGCAACGGCATGGGCTTCGCCCACGCCGAAGGCTCCATGTCCAAGCTCAAGGCCGGCGAGGTCGCCACCCGGGTCACCGACGAAGCCATCCAGGTCCTCGGGGGCTACGGCTTCATCCGCGACTTCCCTGTGGAGAAGTGGCACCGGGATGCCAAGATCTACTCCCTCTTCGAGGGCACGTCCGAGATACAACGCCTGGTGATCTCCCGCGCGAACGGGGG